The Sphingobium sp. JS3065 genomic sequence CGAGGGCGACCGCCCGGCACGTGCCACCGGCAGCGGCGATTTCGGCGGCGACGGTATCGAGGGCGTCAATTCTACCGCGTGCTGCTGCGGATCGGCGACAATCGCGAGTTGCGCCGCCTCTTTCCGTCCGTGGGCATGCATATCATCCACGTCCAATATTCGGCGCCCGACCTCCAGAAGGTGCGGCACCGCGACTATGCCGATATGGCGGCCGCCATCATGAAGAATGACGCGGGTCCGGCGGAGGAGATCGCGCGGCGCCACGTCGACAATGTCCGCACCGCGATTGCCGATTGGCACGCGCGGCGGAACAACGGCCATATGGGAGCGCGCTGATTATGCCCAAACCGGAAAGCTGGCGGCTCGACGCCGCCATTTACCCTGTGCGCGGGGATTTTCAGACGCGGTTCCAGGACCTGGATATCAATGGCCATATCAACAATGTCGCCTTTGCAGCGCTGTTCGAAAGCGGTCGCGTCCTGTTGAATCGGGAGGTGCGCGCATTGACGAACCGGCCATCGAATGAGCGGACGATGGTCGCCGCGCTGGAGATAAACTATCTGGGCGAAGGCAATTTCCCTGATCCAGTCCATATCGCGTCGGGTTTCGGCCGCCTTGGCGGCACGAGCTGGACGATCTTTCAGGCGATGTTCCAAAATGGCCGCGCCATCGCGACCTGCGATACGGTCATCGTATGCCGCACGGACGAGCAGGTCATGCCGTTGCGCTCCGAACTGATAGCCGATCTGACCGCAAGGATGGTCAAGCGGTTTTCGGGGTGAGCGAGACTGGCGACAGGGGAGTTGGCCCCATTAACATACCGATTTTACAAGGAGATTTTGGCGCACCCAAGAGGGCTACCTGAACCTCTTGTAATCAAGAACTTACGTTGGATAACCCTGCCAACCCGACCCACGCTGTTCTGCGGGGTTGCGGGGCTGATGGCTAACCTACAAAAGGCGCTCTGCCGCCATAAAATCGGTTCACCGATTCTCTCAATCAAGTCGGCTTTCAGCGCTGATTGTGGGCTCAAAATTGTGCCTACAATCCCGCCCCCTTGCCCCCGCCGGGAAGGCGTCTTTCCAAATGGAAGGCTGATCTCCCTCCCGGTCTCCCGCGCCGCCGCTGCGCGTGGGAGGATGGAAGAGGCTGGGAACCCCGGAAATACGGGGCTGCGGGAGGATGGGAGCGTGCGGGAGCCAAATCCATGAAAGTCCGCGCACGTAGGCGCGCACGCGCGTGCGCATACGCGTGCGCGCGCACATAACTTTCTGACTTTCTGGCTCCCATGCTCCCAACTGCCTCTGAGAACCGCAGAAAACCTTACTTTTATCCTCCCATTTATCCCTCCCATTGAAGGGAAGAAGAATGAAAAGCTCCCAAAAAGAACCTGAGTTTCAGTTTGAAGGCCTGCTGCTGACCACTGGAGCGCCGTCGGACACGTTTCCCAACTTCTACCGCGACCATGTCCGGTATCAGCCGGGGACGCGCCTTGGTGCTGAGCAGCTGAAGGAGGCCTATGAAGCGTGGGCCGACAAGCGAGACTTGCCGACAAGCTCGCCGCGTGAGGTTCGGCGGTTCATGGAGCTGAACGGCCATCGCCACTCGAAGTCGAACACGGTCTTCTATCGTGACGCTGTGCTGGGTGACTTTGCAGGCCAGCCAGTGCCGGCGCGATCGATGCCGCTCGCTGACGGCCGTAAGGTGCGTGAGGCGGTCAGCGTGACGGTCGATGACCTAGACCAGATCATTACCGAGCTTCAGGCCATGCGCGCCCGGATGACGCGCATCAAGGTGTCGCTCACGCCCAAGGGCGCGGGCCGATGAGTGGGCGCGAAGGCGGAGGCCGGGGGGTGGGGCAAAAGTCCAAAGCGGCTGACGCCCTATTACCGCCGCCTCTCTCACGCGCAGATTTTTTTATCGGTGAGCGGGATTTTGACCTCTTTGGTCAGCCTCTTGCCACTCCGCCGCGCCCAGTTGGTCGACCACGTCATGAACCAACCGAAGAAAACAGGTCAAAAGTCAAAGACTTACGTCGCTCCGGTTTGAGGCACGATGAGATAGCGGCGGCTCTCGGCATTTCCGCGCCCACTCTTCGAATGATTTATTTTCAAGAGCTTGGCTCTCTGTCGACCACCGGCCGTCGCCGCGCGGAGCGGGACGCCTCCTGCCAATGATGGACTTAGGCCTGATGATGACCGCTGATCACACCCCGGCAGCATGGGCAGCCGCCATCCCATCGGATCTGAAATTAGTCCTGCTAGCTCTTTGCCATATTGCGCAAGGCCGGGATGAGTTTCACATCGAGGTAGCTGAAGCTGCGCGTCTCACCGGCATGTCAGGCAGGCACATCCGCCCCTGCATCGCCCGCCTGGAGGCCTTGGGGCAGCTTACACGCACGCATGTCGCTCCACATACGATCTTCCGGTTGCACCCCCGTTGATCTGGATTCCATCGCCTGCTATGCCGTCGAAGTCGAAGCGCGGGGACCGCGCTGCTGACCCTCTGCCAAACGCGGGGACCGCGCAAGGCGACGGCTTGTCGAAACGCCCATTGGGGCGAGCTGTCGGACTATGCGCATGACATTTCCCATATCCATCACGAGTCTTGATGATGCTGGCACCCTCATCGGTGTCGCAGCATTTGATGACGGGCTGCTAGATCGCAATCTCCGCCGTTATGCGGCCGGAGCTTTCGACAAGTCCTTAGCTGAGCATCGCCAGCGCGGCACAATGCCAGCGATGCTCTTGTTCCACGACATGAGCCGCCCCGTAGGGGCATGGCAAGCGATCGAAGCGAAGGGCAACGCGCTCCATGTGCGTGGCCGTATTGAGCGATCGACGGCTGACGGCGCAGAGGCTTACGCCTTGGTGAAAGCGAAGGCCATCCAGAGCCTTTCGACCGGCGCGCTTCATGAGAAAACCGAACCTGTCCGCTCAAAATCTCGTGAGGCGGGCGATCGTGCGGGCGAGTTGATTACCG encodes the following:
- a CDS encoding acyl-CoA thioesterase codes for the protein MPKPESWRLDAAIYPVRGDFQTRFQDLDINGHINNVAFAALFESGRVLLNREVRALTNRPSNERTMVAALEINYLGEGNFPDPVHIASGFGRLGGTSWTIFQAMFQNGRAIATCDTVIVCRTDEQVMPLRSELIADLTARMVKRFSG
- a CDS encoding HK97 family phage prohead protease: MTFPISITSLDDAGTLIGVAAFDDGLLDRNLRRYAAGAFDKSLAEHRQRGTMPAMLLFHDMSRPVGAWQAIEAKGNALHVRGRIERSTADGAEAYALVKAKAIQSLSTGALHEKTEPVRSKSREAGDRAGELITEADLLEISLVAIPGNKNANIIHVNSISGPAAIEEVLKAGGLSGRKAKIAASAAWQAIQTPDERRDDALTTILSSASSKLARFKKD